A part of Desulfomicrobium baculatum DSM 4028 genomic DNA contains:
- a CDS encoding exosortase C-terminal domain/associated protein EpsI: MNIRFRFIFIMLLLAGAGIYMGYHRDLEVPLGRPFGEFPASHEGWRMIGQANLGENILKVLMPTDYLSRRYAREDGSSVDMYLSFFNGGPDAGRIHSPKHCLPGGGWTEISSTHTTLDLGGEAVNLARAVYAMGNKREVIYYWFSMRGRTMSDEFSLKLAEITGSMFHRRRDQSFMRISVQGDGAQEAAEQQIEDFLRDFYPVIRDFLPN; this comes from the coding sequence ATGAATATTCGCTTCCGTTTTATTTTCATAATGCTTCTTTTGGCCGGAGCCGGGATATACATGGGCTATCACCGCGATCTCGAAGTGCCCCTGGGGCGGCCCTTCGGGGAGTTCCCGGCCAGCCATGAGGGCTGGCGCATGATCGGGCAGGCAAACCTCGGCGAAAACATCCTCAAAGTGCTCATGCCGACGGACTACCTCTCCCGGCGCTATGCCAGAGAGGACGGATCAAGCGTCGACATGTATTTGAGCTTTTTCAACGGCGGCCCCGATGCGGGCAGGATTCACTCGCCCAAGCATTGTTTGCCGGGCGGCGGCTGGACGGAAATATCCTCCACGCACACCACGCTGGATCTGGGCGGGGAAGCGGTCAACCTGGCCCGGGCCGTGTACGCCATGGGCAACAAGCGGGAGGTCATCTACTACTGGTTCTCCATGCGCGGCAGGACCATGTCGGACGAGTTTTCCCTGAAGCTTGCCGAGATCACGGGTTCCATGTTTCACCGCCGCCGGGATCAGAGCTTCATGAGAATTTCCGTGCAGGGAGATGGCGCCCAGGAGGCGGCGGAGCAGCAGATCGAAGATTTCCTGCGGGATTTCTATCCGGTCATTCGCGATTTTTTGCCAAACTAG
- the xrtA gene encoding exosortase A, whose product MELLKNQKNLIIWVVFLAVAAGVVYWPIVVPMVRQWAADDNYSHGFLVPFIAGYLAYMRRDDLLEAEVKPAESGMGLVLFGLAMLLFGWLGTEYFTMRASLVVIIAGSVLYILGWRIFGILLAPLAYLLLMIPIPYIIYDAAAFPLKLFVTKVSVLALKAMGIVIWQEGNILMFPNITLEVADACSGLRSIMSLLALGTAYAFVLHSSVRDRVVLIGSTLPIAVFTNCLRVIATGVLAQYFGAAAAEGFFHEFAGFFVFFAAVVMFVALGAALKRWS is encoded by the coding sequence ATGGAACTCTTGAAGAATCAAAAGAATCTGATCATCTGGGTTGTTTTTCTGGCCGTTGCCGCCGGGGTCGTCTATTGGCCGATCGTCGTCCCCATGGTCAGGCAGTGGGCTGCCGACGACAATTACTCGCACGGCTTTCTCGTGCCCTTCATCGCCGGGTACCTGGCCTACATGCGTCGGGACGATCTCCTGGAGGCGGAGGTCAAGCCTGCCGAGTCCGGCATGGGGCTCGTCCTCTTCGGGCTGGCCATGCTTCTTTTCGGCTGGCTGGGCACGGAATACTTCACCATGCGCGCCTCGTTGGTGGTCATCATCGCGGGATCGGTGCTCTATATCCTGGGCTGGAGGATTTTTGGGATTCTCCTTGCCCCTTTGGCCTATCTGCTGCTCATGATCCCGATCCCCTACATCATCTACGACGCCGCCGCCTTTCCGCTGAAGCTCTTTGTGACCAAGGTTTCGGTCCTGGCCTTGAAAGCCATGGGCATCGTCATCTGGCAGGAAGGCAACATCCTCATGTTCCCGAACATCACCCTTGAAGTGGCGGATGCCTGCAGCGGATTGCGCTCCATCATGTCCCTGCTGGCCCTGGGCACGGCATACGCCTTCGTGCTGCATTCCTCGGTCCGGGACCGGGTGGTGCTCATCGGCTCCACCCTGCCTATCGCGGTCTTCACCAACTGTTTGCGGGTCATCGCCACGGGGGTTCTGGCCCAATATTTCGGAGCGGCGGCAGCCGAAGGATTTTTTCATGAATTCGCGGGATTCTTCGTCTTTTTCGCAGCGGTGGTCATGTTCGTGGCCCTGGGCGCAGCACTCAAGAGGTGGTCATGA
- a CDS encoding ATP-grasp domain-containing protein — MGRALITSASTRVAYCICKNLSRHGIQAVMADSDPLAMSFWSRHAAGRHVYASPFLDEARFVEDLLRIIDKEKIDVLIPVLEETYFVARHRAVLAPHVRIFMAQYTDLISLHDKRSLKNIAERLGVSMPLTVELEDAMTSGLPSDFHFPAVLKPKQGGGGWSVMEVHDMTALRGMTEQFDVLPERYLVQEKIEGPIAGVAMLYRDGALVAADSYWTVQTYPHPYGQPTVRVSRDFPDATAAMKTILDDLRWTGPCQADFLHDEVRGKSFLIDVNPRFWGSVGQSIARGIDFPYYYYKCAMGENDFSAPLNPPVVATRWLGGDMMRKAHAFLSGSSAARPDAVLAGFAAMDDFELLDPFPLAGWAACQAARKVRSLVGRGAHREALDGVWE, encoded by the coding sequence GTGGGACGCGCACTCATCACTTCGGCCAGCACTCGTGTTGCCTACTGCATCTGTAAGAATTTAAGTCGCCATGGCATCCAGGCGGTCATGGCGGATTCCGATCCGCTGGCCATGTCATTCTGGTCGCGCCATGCCGCCGGCAGACATGTGTACGCTTCGCCCTTTCTGGATGAGGCCCGCTTTGTCGAAGACCTCCTTCGGATCATCGACAAGGAGAAAATCGACGTTCTTATCCCTGTGCTGGAAGAAACCTATTTCGTGGCGCGTCATCGCGCCGTCCTTGCCCCTCATGTGCGCATCTTCATGGCGCAGTACACGGATCTCATCAGTCTGCACGACAAGCGCTCTCTCAAAAACATTGCGGAGCGTCTCGGGGTGAGCATGCCCCTGACCGTGGAACTCGAAGACGCAATGACTTCAGGCTTGCCGTCCGATTTTCATTTCCCTGCCGTCCTCAAGCCCAAGCAGGGCGGGGGCGGGTGGTCGGTGATGGAGGTGCACGACATGACTGCCCTGCGGGGCATGACAGAGCAGTTTGACGTGCTTCCGGAGCGCTATCTCGTTCAGGAGAAAATCGAAGGTCCCATTGCGGGAGTGGCCATGCTCTACCGCGACGGGGCCCTGGTCGCTGCGGACTCATATTGGACCGTGCAGACCTATCCCCATCCGTATGGCCAGCCGACGGTCCGGGTCAGCCGGGATTTTCCCGATGCCACGGCGGCGATGAAGACCATCCTCGATGATTTGCGCTGGACCGGGCCGTGTCAGGCGGACTTTCTTCATGACGAGGTCCGGGGCAAGAGTTTTCTCATCGACGTCAATCCGCGCTTTTGGGGCTCGGTCGGGCAGAGCATCGCCCGGGGCATAGATTTTCCCTACTACTATTACAAATGTGCCATGGGCGAGAACGACTTCAGTGCGCCCCTGAACCCGCCGGTCGTCGCCACGCGGTGGCTGGGCGGCGACATGATGAGAAAAGCCCACGCATTTTTGTCCGGATCCAGCGCCGCGCGGCCGGACGCGGTGTTGGCCGGATTCGCGGCCATGGATGATTTCGAGTTGCTCGATCCTTTTCCCCTGGCAGGCTGGGCCGCCTGTCAGGCCGCGCGCAAGGTGCGCAGCCTGGTCGGACGGGGCGCGCATCGGGAGGCTTTGGACGGAGTTTGGGAGTAG